In Rhodanobacter humi, the genomic stretch CACGATCATCGCGGCATCCATTACGACGCGGCGGCGAATGCGGTGCTGCTGCTGATGCGCCGCCTGCTGGTCGATCCGCTGCCGGCCGACACCATCCTCAACGTCAACGTGCCGGATCGGCCGTGGGCGGAGATCCGCGGTTTCGAGGTCACCCGGCTGGGTCGTCGCCATCGCGCGGCGCCATGCATCGCGCAGACCGATCCACGCGGCCGTCCGGTGTGGTGGATCGGCCCCGCGGGCGAGGTGGACGACGCCGGTCCGGGCACGGACTTCGACGCGGTGCGGCGCGGCTACGTCTCGGTGACGCCGATCCACGTCGACCTCACCCGCTTCCAGGCGCTGGAGAAGGTCAGCAGCTGGATGCAGGCGCTCAGCGACGACATGGCCGCTCCCGACCACAAGGTGGCCTGAGCGATGAACATGCATACGCTGCCTCCCGCGGCACTGAAAGGCGAGGGCATGACCTCGCAGCGCGCCCGCGACCGCCTCGCCACCCAGCTGCGCGAGGGCGGCATCCGCGACC encodes the following:
- the surE gene encoding 5'/3'-nucleotidase SurE — protein: MRVLVSNDDGVDAKGIHVLAERLGEVGEVTVVAPDRDRSGASNSLTLDAPLRVLHMEDGRYRVAGTPTDCVHLALSGLLAEEPDIVVSGINNSANLGDDVIYSGTVSAAMEGRFLGLPAIAVSLVSHDHRGIHYDAAANAVLLLMRRLLVDPLPADTILNVNVPDRPWAEIRGFEVTRLGRRHRAAPCIAQTDPRGRPVWWIGPAGEVDDAGPGTDFDAVRRGYVSVTPIHVDLTRFQALEKVSSWMQALSDDMAAPDHKVA